GGCTGGCGGCCAAACCCGTCATCGACATCGACCTCATCATCGAGGACACCGCCGAGGAGACCACCTATCTCCCGGCCCTGGAACGGCTCGGATACCGGCTCGTCCTGCGGGAGCCATGGTGGCACGGGCACCGGATGCTCCTCAGCACCACCGAGGACGTCAACCTGCACGTCTGGCCGCGGGCTGCGCCCGAACCCGTCCGGCATCGGCTCTTCCGCGACTGGCTGCGCTCGCATCCGCAGGACCGGAAGCTGTACGCCGCGACCAAGCGACGCCTCGCGCGGGACACCGCGCACCGCCCTCGCGACTACAGCCTGGCGAAGAACGACGTCATCGACGAGATCTACGCGCGCATCTTCGCCGCCTCAGCAGCGGCTGATGCCGTCGAGAAGGGGGGCGAGACAAACGACGCCGACGGTCGATAATCCTGGTGATAGATGGCGGCGAGGGTGGTCTGCGATGGCGCGACGGCACTGGACGGTCGGGGTTGCGGCGGCGGCTGCGGCTGCGGCGGTGCTCGCTGGGTGCGACACCGACGGGAGTGCCGAGGTCGACGCCGCGCTGCCCCGCGGGGAGAGCCTCGGTGAGCTGCGTCAGCAGGCGCGCGAAGCCTTGGCCCGGTACGACCAGGCGGTCACCGACGCAGGTGACGCGGGAACCGTCACGCCGTCACCGCCACCGTGGAACTCCCCGCCGGGCATCGCCATCGAATCAGTGACCGGCGCCCGGTCCGCTACACAGTTGACCGTCACCTTCACCGGCACTCGGGGACCCGCCACCGAAAGGTGCGGCGCCGACTACCACGCGGAGTCTGTCGAGTCGGTCAACGCCGTCGTGGTCATCGTCATCGCGCAGTACCACGACACCATCGAGGTGTGTCCCATGGCGGGCTACTCCCGCACGGCCACCCTCAATCTGGCCCAACCGCTAGGCGAACGGGTGGTCCTCGACGTACGTCAAGGGCAGTCGGTCCCGCTGACCAGCGGGTGAGCGCGCCACGTCAGGGGCAGTCGAAGCGTTGGTCGAACGGCCTGGTGGGGCAGGTGGTTCGCGGTGCTCAGCGCGGCGACTGCTGCATGATCCAGGTGGGCACGGGCTCCGACATGGAGCCGACCACCTCCCAACCAGCACGGCGGTACAGCTCGACGTTGCCCGGGTTACTGGTCTCCAGGATCGCCGGCAGGCCTTCTTCGGCGACGCGATCCAGCCCGGCCCTCATGACGGCCCGGCCCCAGCCGCGTCCGGCGCTGTCGGGGTGGGTGCCCAGGACGCCGAGATACCAGAACGGGTAGGTCGGCAGCGCGGCGTGCACGGTCTCGTCGTAGGCCTGGACCCGGGCCAGCACGTCGGCGGGGTAGGAAGCTTCCTCCGGCGACCCGTGGCTGGCGGCCGGCGGCTCAGCGGGTTGCCCGGCCGGTGGCTCCCAGATGGCCACGGACGCGCCGCCGCCGATCGTCCAGATCGATGACCGGTGCACCCGCTTGTCGAAGAGGCGCCCGAAGAAGGTGGCGGCGTACCGCGGGTAGGTTTCCTCGTCGGGGAACAGGTGCCGCAGGATGGGATCCTTGACGAACGCGGCGACCAGCGAACCTACTACCGCATCGCGGTCCGCTGGGGTGGCGATGGTGATCTCAGGCGTTGTCACAGCAGTCGACACTATCCCGACCCCGGTCGCCAAGCCCTACCCGAAGGTGAAGGCGTACGCGGCGGCGCCAGGCTCGCCGAACGTGATTTCCAGGGTCCGCTCGGCGACCGCGCCGTCCTGGCGGACGAGCTGGTAGAGACGGCCGTCCGCCAGCACGCCGTTGCCGTCTTCGTCGACGTCGACGCCGTGGGACGGGCCGGGAGCTGCCCCGTCGAGAAGCACCCGGAACGGGATCGGCTGTCCTGCCCTGGGAGCGAGCACGAGATGCGCGTCGCGTGCGTGGAACCGGACGGCGATGCCGCCGCCGGCCCCGTCGAGCACGACGCTCTCCGACCCGATCGTCCACGCGCCCGTCAGGGCCCACTGGTTGAGGCCCAGGCTCGCCGGCAGCTCGTAATCGCGGCGTTCGTCGAGCGCCGGGCCGTTCGGCGACGCGAAGTGTTCGCCGCGGCTGAGACCGAGGTACGTCTCGGGCGTACGCAGGTTGCCCCAGTCGGCCTCTGCCTCCGGCCCGAAACCCTCGACGGGTACGAGTTCGCGCTCGATGCCGAGCAACTGCTGGAGAACCTGCTCGGACTGCTCGTAGCGGCCCTCGCCGAAGTGTTCGTCGCGGATGACCCCGTCGGTGTCGACGGAGTAGAGCGCCGGCCAGTAGTAGTTGTCGAAGGCCCTCCAGATCGCGTAGTCGTTGTCGACCGCGACCGGATAGTCGATCGATCGCGCCGCCACCGCCCGTCGCACCCAGTCGACCTCGTGCTCGAACGAGAACTCCGGCGTGTGCACGCCGATGACGACCAGCCCGTCCCCGCGGTAGGCCTGCGACCAGGCACGGACGTACGGCTCCTGGCGCAGCCAGTTGATGCACGTCAACGTCCAGAAGTTCACGAGCACGACGCGGCCTCGCAGGTCGGCGGGGCCGAGTGGCTCGGAGTTGAGCCACTCGGCCGCCCCGTTCAGCGGGGGCAGGTGCACGGCCATCTAGCGAAGCGACCGGAAGGCGGCGCGAAGCTCCTCGGAGAAGATCTTCGGCTGCTCCCAGGCCGCGAAGTGCCCGCCCTTGTCGAGCTTGTTGTAGTAGATGAGGTTCGAGTACGCCTGCTCGGCCCAACTCTGCGGCGCCTCGTAGAGCTCGTCGGGAAACACGCTCACGGCCACCGGGATGGTGATGCCCTTGGCCGCGAAGAAGGAGAGCGCGTTCTCGGCGTAGAGGCGAGCCGAGGAAACCCCCGTGTTCGTCAACCAGTAGAGCGTGATGTTGTCGAGGACATCCTCTGGTGTGATGCCTCTGGGCTGTCCGGCAATGGACTCGGAGAGCATTTTCAGGCTGGCCGCGTCATGGTCGAGCATGTAGGTCGCCAAGGCGATGGGCGAATCGGCCAACCCGGTCAACGTCTGCGCGCGCCCCATCTCGAGGGCGTAGCTGGAGTGCTTCCAGAAGAAGTCCGCCTGCTCACAGGCGCGCTTCTCGTCGTTCGAGAGATTACCTGGGAGCGAATCCAGCGGGTTGTTGGCTCCGGTGATACCGGACTGGAGCAACGCATCGATCTCCGGCGGATACACGCCGGGCATGTTGACGTGGATGCCGAGCAGTTCCGGAGGCGCCTGCACCGCCATCATCTCCGAGATGAGCGCCCCCCAGTCGCCGCCCTGCGCCACGAACCGCGTGTAGCCGAGGCGCTTCATCAGCTCCGTCCACGCAGTGGCGATGTGTTCCGGATCCCAGCCGGGCTTGCTCGGCTTGCCCGAGAAGCCGTAGCCGGGCATCGAGGGGATCACCAGGTGGAAGGCGTCCGATGCGCTGCCGCCGTGTGCCGTGGGGTTGGTGAGCGGGTCGATAATCTTCATCTGCTCGATCACGGAGCCGGGCCACCCGTGGGTGATGATGAGCGGCAACGCGTCATCGTGCTTCGAGCGAATGTGGAGGAAGTGGATGTCGAGGCCGTCGATCTGGGTCATGAACTGCGGCAGGGCGTTCAGCCTCGCCTCGACCTTGCGCCAGTCGTATTCCTTCTCCCAATAGCGGGCGAGCGTCTGCATGGTCGCGAGTTGCACACCCTGCGACTGGTCGGGCACCGTTTCCTTTTCCGGCCAGCGAGTGGCCGCGATGCGCCTCTTCAGGTCATCAAGGTCGGCCTGGGGAATGTCGACCGTGAACGGCCGAATCTCCGTGGTGCCCGGACGAGTCTTCGTTGTGACAGCCATGCGTGTTCCTCTCCGTCTAGGTTTGCGCCTCGCGAGGAGAAATCATGGGGTGAAGGCACTGCCCGGACTTATGTGCCGATTCGAGATGGGCACGCCGCCGCCATATCTCGGAGCCTAGAACGCCGCACCCGGGGCCCGTGGCGATACGAGTAGTCCCTCACTGGTCATGTCCGGGGGCCGCGACGGCGTGCTCGGCCGCTCGACTGACCTGCTCCCAAGCCGCCCAGGTGTCCATCCGCCGACGGGAGACGTCGAACGCCAGGTCGTACACCATGCTCCCGAGCAGGAGCCGCAGCGGCGGGTCGTCGCTGTCGACCAGTCGCAGCAGCGCCTCGGCGGCCAGCCGGGGCTGGCTGTCGATCGAGCCGTCCGCCCACTGTCGCTCCAGCTCGGCGCGGAGCGGCGCATAGGCCTCCAACGGAGTGGTGGCGCTCAGACTGCTGTAGAGGTCGGTCCAGTAGCCGCCCGGCTGCACGATGCTGAGCTTGACGCCGAAGGCTGCCGCCTCCATCGCCAGGGCTTCACTCATGCCTTCCAGTGCGAACTTGCTTGCGCTGTACATGCCGGTGCTCGGAAAGCCACCGAGCGCGGCGATGCTGGAGACCTGCACGATGTGACCGGACCGTTGGGCGCGCAGGTGCGGCAGCACGGCCTGACTGACCCAGAGCGCGCCGAAGAGGTTGACCTCGAACTGGGCTCGCGCCTCAGCCTCGGTGAACTCTTCGATCATGCCCATGGACAGGGTGCCGGCGTTGTTGACGACGATGTCGAGCCGTCCGAAGTGCTCGACGGCGGTGGCCACGGCGGCGGCGACCGCCGTCCGGTCGGTCACGTCGAGGGTCAGGGCCAGCAACCGGTCCGCGTGCCGCTCGTCGAAGTCGTCCCGGGCGATGGTCCGGGCGGCGGCGACCACCCGGTCACCGCGTTCCAGAGCGGCGTCGGCGAAGGCGCGGCCGAGGCCGCGGCTGGCGCCGGTGATGAACCAGGTCCGCGGGGCGGCGGCGTGGGATGAGGTGCGCATGTCGGTGTCTCCACTCCCCTTGATGCGAGACGAGACGGTCCGTCTCGTCACTGGGACGAGACTAGGTCAACCCATCGCCACCGTCAAGACGAGACGGTCCGTCTCGTCACTGGTAAGGTGATCCCCCATGACGCCCAACACGGCCCGCCGGAACGAGACGTCGCGGCGCGCCATCCTGACCGCGGCCTTCGACCTGCTCCAGGAGGTCGGCTACGCAAAGGTCAGCATCGAGGGCATCGCCGCGCGTGCCGGCGTCGGCAAACAGACCATCTACCGCTGGTGGCCGTCGAAGGGCGCGGTCATCTTCGACGCCTTCCTCATGCTCAGCGAGGGCACCGAGGGTGAGCCGCCGATGTTGCCGGACACCGGTGACCTGGCGGCAGACCTGACCCTGGTGCTTCGCGCCACGGTCGCGGAGATGAACGATCCCCGGTACGAGCAACCGATGCGCGCGCTGGCCACCGAGATCGCGCTCGACCCCGAGTTGGCAGCGGCCTACGCCGAACGGTTGGACGGGCCGCTGAAGGAGGCCAAACGCCAGCGCCTGCGCAGCGCCCAGCGGGCGGGGCAACTCGCCGAGGGCGTCGACCTCGACGTGGCGGTGGACATGATCTGGGGGCCGGTGCTCAACCGATGGCTGCAACGCAGTGGGCCGCTCACCGCCGAGTACGCCGACCTCGTCGTCGCCACCGCCCTCAACGGGCTGCGCCCCCGGTAGTGCCCGCCACCCTCCTCCTCACCGGCTGGCCGGCTCGTTGAGCATGCTCAGGGCCGTGGCGAGCGGACCATCCAGGGTTGCGCGATCCAGGTCGGCACCAACTTCGTCGCCGACCACGGCGAGCGCCGCGACGATCCTGGACTGCTCCGGCAGGAGGGCCGCGACCCGCGGCCGTAGCGGCCCGTCGACGTAGACGGCCCCGCCAGGCTCGAACATCTCGATGTTCCGCCCGTCGACCACATCCCGCACGATGACCATCCCGTCACCGCTCTTGGTGACCTGCACCAGTCGCGTACCCTGCGCCAGGCGCGTGATCGCCGGCGCCCGGTTCGCGATCGGTGCCCGGTCCTCGAAGCAGAAAACCCATCGGCCGTACGCCCCGAGGCGGAGCAACGCCCCGGGCCTGCTGATCGGATGAGCCTGCTCGGCCTCGATGAGCGTCAGCACAGTCAGGCAGTCAGCGCCGAGCGCTGCCGCGACCGTGGCCGGATCACGATCCTGGACGAAGGTGAAGCAGAAGCCCGGAAAGCGCTCCTGCCCCGCCCAGGTCCACTGTTCGACGTCCACTGTGCAACAACTCCTCAGGACATGGTCAGGCGGCCGGGTGGGTGACCGCCGAGACGCCTCAACCTCTGGCCGCTACCCGCGGTCACCCTTCCCGGGCCAGACGGCCACCGCCCGCCAGAAGAGCGCACGGAACCAGACAACCCAGCAGACCGCAGAGCGACATGGCAACTGCCCAGAACAATCCCTCCACCACAAGGCTGGATGGTAGGTGACTACTCGTCGTCTCCTTCGTCGTCCCGCATCAGGCGGTCGAGATCCTCTGGGCGCAACCGCTTGACCTGGGTTTCCAGCTTGCGGCTGTACTGGCGATCGTTGGGATCCATCCCGTTACGGGACTGAGAGCTGCGGCCGTACTGCTTGAGGAAACCGCCAAGCTCTCGACGTATTCGTTCCTGCCGGCCCGACATGAATCGCACTCTAGACTGGGTGGGATCCCCGCAGATCATCGATGGTTACCGGGAAATGTCGTCCCTCGCGCTCGGCCGTACGCCTAGCCCACTCCAGAAGCTTCTCCAGCCGCTTGACAGCCTGCGGATTGCCGCGCTTCGCGGCTTCGATCATGCGCATCTGCTCGACCCACCGGGTGTACACGTCCCGCATGATCTTCGTCTTGTGGGGCACGTCGAGGTTCGCCTCAGAGTTGAAGATGGCGTCGGTGTGCATCTGCCACCAGCTATCGACGGGAACACCGTCATTTACGTAGGCAATCGCCTCTGCCCTGCTGTCGCAGGGATCCATGATGTCGTGGCACTGTCGACACAGCGGAACGAGGTTCTCCGACCCGTTGGATCCGCCAAGGGCCAGGTCCTGCAAATGCGCTCGATCAAGCCAGCCACGGGCCGAGTTCCAGATTTGGGCAAGCGTCGCCTGAGTGTCGTCCACCGGAGCCAGCCAACCGCACCTGAAGCAGAACGGCTCACCCCAGCCGATATAGGCCGCTTTCAGGTTCGGGAAGACCTCGTCGTACCTGCCTCTCCAGTACTGCACGATGCCGTAGAGCGTTGGCATGTCGCGACGGCTACCGCCCATCAGCTCCGCCCTCTCCTCCCCGAGGAACCGAACAGCAGTCCGTACCGTAGAGCCCACCCCTGACAGACCGCTCTCCCGAGAGTTCCTCCGGGGCTAAGCGGTCACCTGTCACGCAGACACCGACCGATCGTGCGATCCCTGGCCGTGGGTCACACTGAGGCGTGCGGAGATCTCTGGGCGCCGGCTGGTGGATCGAGCTGTCGCCTGCCTGGGTGCGGGAGGGCGTCACGGACGGCGTCACCACGTGGCGCGCACCCGGTCGCACGTTGCGGGTGGTGTCCGGAAGCCCGTGGCGTTGCGCCGATGGAGCCGACATCATCGCCTCGCTCGATGCCGACCTGCCGCCAAACCCGACGGCCAAGATTGGTGAGAGCGGCCGAGACGGGATCGGTCACCGTGCCGCGTGGCTCTACCGCCATGACGGCGATGTCAGGTTCAGCCTCTACGGCTACACCTTCGTCGACACGACATACCTGGAAACGGTCTTTAGCAGCGCCGACACGGCGGACCTCGGTTGGGCCCTCGACGCGTG
The nucleotide sequence above comes from Micromonospora luteifusca. Encoded proteins:
- a CDS encoding TetR/AcrR family transcriptional regulator codes for the protein MTPNTARRNETSRRAILTAAFDLLQEVGYAKVSIEGIAARAGVGKQTIYRWWPSKGAVIFDAFLMLSEGTEGEPPMLPDTGDLAADLTLVLRATVAEMNDPRYEQPMRALATEIALDPELAAAYAERLDGPLKEAKRQRLRSAQRAGQLAEGVDLDVAVDMIWGPVLNRWLQRSGPLTAEYADLVVATALNGLRPR
- a CDS encoding GNAT family N-acetyltransferase, giving the protein MTTPEITIATPADRDAVVGSLVAAFVKDPILRHLFPDEETYPRYAATFFGRLFDKRVHRSSIWTIGGGASVAIWEPPAGQPAEPPAASHGSPEEASYPADVLARVQAYDETVHAALPTYPFWYLGVLGTHPDSAGRGWGRAVMRAGLDRVAEEGLPAILETSNPGNVELYRRAGWEVVGSMSEPVPTWIMQQSPR
- a CDS encoding HNH endonuclease — translated: MPTLYGIVQYWRGRYDEVFPNLKAAYIGWGEPFCFRCGWLAPVDDTQATLAQIWNSARGWLDRAHLQDLALGGSNGSENLVPLCRQCHDIMDPCDSRAEAIAYVNDGVPVDSWWQMHTDAIFNSEANLDVPHKTKIMRDVYTRWVEQMRMIEAAKRGNPQAVKRLEKLLEWARRTAEREGRHFPVTIDDLRGSHPV
- a CDS encoding epoxide hydrolase family protein, whose amino-acid sequence is MAVTTKTRPGTTEIRPFTVDIPQADLDDLKRRIAATRWPEKETVPDQSQGVQLATMQTLARYWEKEYDWRKVEARLNALPQFMTQIDGLDIHFLHIRSKHDDALPLIITHGWPGSVIEQMKIIDPLTNPTAHGGSASDAFHLVIPSMPGYGFSGKPSKPGWDPEHIATAWTELMKRLGYTRFVAQGGDWGALISEMMAVQAPPELLGIHVNMPGVYPPEIDALLQSGITGANNPLDSLPGNLSNDEKRACEQADFFWKHSSYALEMGRAQTLTGLADSPIALATYMLDHDAASLKMLSESIAGQPRGITPEDVLDNITLYWLTNTGVSSARLYAENALSFFAAKGITIPVAVSVFPDELYEAPQSWAEQAYSNLIYYNKLDKGGHFAAWEQPKIFSEELRAAFRSLR
- a CDS encoding DUF6461 domain-containing protein; protein product: MDVEQWTWAGQERFPGFCFTFVQDRDPATVAAALGADCLTVLTLIEAEQAHPISRPGALLRLGAYGRWVFCFEDRAPIANRAPAITRLAQGTRLVQVTKSGDGMVIVRDVVDGRNIEMFEPGGAVYVDGPLRPRVAALLPEQSRIVAALAVVGDEVGADLDRATLDGPLATALSMLNEPASR
- a CDS encoding GrpB family protein — translated: MAEYPQDVVQRFHGTPEQVDAGLVGEPPRTWGSVVIEDYDPTWAQRFTALRSSLTETLGGLIIGVEHVGSTAVPGLAAKPVIDIDLIIEDTAEETTYLPALERLGYRLVLREPWWHGHRMLLSTTEDVNLHVWPRAAPEPVRHRLFRDWLRSHPQDRKLYAATKRRLARDTAHRPRDYSLAKNDVIDEIYARIFAASAAADAVEKGGETNDADGR
- a CDS encoding SDR family oxidoreductase, with amino-acid sequence MRTSSHAAAPRTWFITGASRGLGRAFADAALERGDRVVAAARTIARDDFDERHADRLLALTLDVTDRTAVAAAVATAVEHFGRLDIVVNNAGTLSMGMIEEFTEAEARAQFEVNLFGALWVSQAVLPHLRAQRSGHIVQVSSIAALGGFPSTGMYSASKFALEGMSEALAMEAAAFGVKLSIVQPGGYWTDLYSSLSATTPLEAYAPLRAELERQWADGSIDSQPRLAAEALLRLVDSDDPPLRLLLGSMVYDLAFDVSRRRMDTWAAWEQVSRAAEHAVAAPGHDQ
- a CDS encoding redoxin family protein, translated to MAVHLPPLNGAAEWLNSEPLGPADLRGRVVLVNFWTLTCINWLRQEPYVRAWSQAYRGDGLVVIGVHTPEFSFEHEVDWVRRAVAARSIDYPVAVDNDYAIWRAFDNYYWPALYSVDTDGVIRDEHFGEGRYEQSEQVLQQLLGIERELVPVEGFGPEAEADWGNLRTPETYLGLSRGEHFASPNGPALDERRDYELPASLGLNQWALTGAWTIGSESVVLDGAGGGIAVRFHARDAHLVLAPRAGQPIPFRVLLDGAAPGPSHGVDVDEDGNGVLADGRLYQLVRQDGAVAERTLEITFGEPGAAAYAFTFG